A genomic window from Solanum dulcamara chromosome 11, daSolDulc1.2, whole genome shotgun sequence includes:
- the LOC129872059 gene encoding pentatricopeptide repeat-containing protein At1g50270, whose translation MPALNEQLKSLLWLKGWKLSQLKQISCVVVTYGLSHHTFFSSKLLRLCLLLPSFPSSYASSLFNHITKPTIHAWNIMFKGFSNTSHPQKSISFYIQMRQHGVFPNKHTFPLLLRAISRANNGNPHLLLAQIFKFGYISDQFVQNSLVSAFAGSWYVDLARQVFDEITHKDVLSYTALIDGYARNALPVRALELFLKMRQAEVKVDEVAVVAALSPAGTLRCVWFGRCLHAFYVEAGRVSRDVYIGSALVDMYAKCGFWDDALKVFEDMPYKNLISWSAMIAGCVHCNRFREALCVFEEMLSGKVVPNQVTLTSVLSASTRLGALEQGRWIANYIKAHNIKFNTALGTALIDMYAKCGCIEEALLVFEKLPNKDVYVWTAMINGLATHGDAAKSMAFFLEMLRNGLRPNGVTFIGILSACSHGGLVDEGRRLFSLMDQVYGVKPNLDHYGCMVDLLGRAGYLEEACKLIQDMPMKPTPSIWGALFGSCMIHKAYELGEWIGRYLIDIQPYHSGRYTLLANLYSTCKNWEGVAQVRKMMKEMGVEKTRGCSWIELNGEVHEFIAFDGSHAKSEYVYTILDNLVSHLQHFTISPCADSLVLERS comes from the coding sequence ATGCCAGCTTTGAATGAACAGTTGAAGTCCTTGTTGTGGTTGAAAGGATGGAAACTGTCCCAACTCAAACAGATCAGCTGTGTCGTCGTTACTTATGGCCTCTCACATCACACTTTTTTTTCCAGCAAATTACTCCGCCTTTGCTTACTTCTTCCTTCATTCCCATCTTCTTATGCTTCTTCTCTCTTCAATCACATAACAAAACCCACTATACATGCATGGAACATCATGTTCAAAGGATTTTCTAATACTTCACACCCTCAAAAGTCCATTAGTTTCTACATTCAAATGCGCCAACATggggtttttcctaataaacATACTTTTCCTTTGCTTCTAAGAGCCATTTCTAGAGCCAACAATGGAAACCCACATCTGCTTTTAGcacaaatatttaaatttggatACATTTCTGACCAATTTGTGCAGAATTCTTTGGTTTCTGCTTTTGCCGGCAGTTGGTACGTCGACCTTGCACGCCAAGTGTTTGATGAAATTACGCATAAGGATGTGCTTTCTTATACTGCTTTGATTGATGGGTATGCCCGAAATGCTCTGCCAGTTAGAGCTTTGGAACTCTTTCTGAAGATGAGACAAGCAGAAGTTAAGGTGGATGAAGTGGCTGTTGTAGCAGCTCTCTCTCCTGCTGGAACATTAAGATGTGTTTGGTTTGGAAGGTGTCTGCATGCTTTCTATGTGGAGGCCGGGAGGGTTTCTAGAGATGTTTACATTGGTAGTGCTCTTGTTGATATGTATGCTAAATGTGGATTTTGGGATGATGCCTTGAAAGTTTTTGAAGACATGCCTTACAAGAATCTTATTTCTTGGAGTGCTATGATTGCTGGCTGTGTACACTGCAATAGATTTAGGGAAGCACTCTGTGTTTTCGAAGAGATGCTGTCCGGAAAGGTTGTTCCCAATCAAGTAACATTGACAAGCGTTCTCAGTGCATCTACTAGGCTTGGGGCACTGGAGCAGGGCAGATGGATTGCTAATTATATAAAAGCgcacaacataaaatttaatacAGCACTTGGCACTGCTTTGATAGATATGTATGCAAAGTGTGGGTGCATTGAAGAGGCATTGTTGGTTTTCGAGAAGCTTCCAAATAAAGATGTTTATGTATGGACTGCTATGATCAATGGCTTGGCAACACATGGTGATGCTGCAAAGTCCATGGCCTTCTTCTTAGAAATGTTGAGAAATGGTTTAAGGCCCAATGGAGTAACCTTCATTGGCATTCTCAGTGCTTGTTCTCACGGAGGGCTCGTGGATGAAGGACGCCGGTTGTTCTCATTAATGGACCAAGTTTATGGTGTAAAACCTAATTTAGATCATTATGGCTGTATGGTCGATCTTCTGGGTCGGGCAGGATATCTGGAAGAAGCTTGTAAATTGATTCAAGACATGCCAATGAAACCTACTCCTAGCATATGGGGTGCTCTTTTTGGTTCTTGCATGATTCACAAGGCTTATGAATTAGGTGAATGGATAGGAAGATATCTGATCGACATACAGCCTTATCACAGTGGCAGATATACACTCTTGGCGAATTTGTATTCTACTTGTAAAAATTGGGAAGGGGTAGCTCAAGTTAGGAAAATGATGAAAGAGATGGGTGTGGAAAAAACCCGGGGCTGTAGTTGGATCGAATTGAACGGAGAAGTACATGAGTTTATTGCCTTTGATGGTTCACATGCTAAGTCTGAATATGTTTACACCATTTTGGATAATTTAGTCAGTCATCTACAACACTTTACCATTTCTCCATGTGCTGATTCATTAGTTCTTGAGAGGAGCTGA